Proteins encoded by one window of Swingsia samuiensis:
- the recN gene encoding DNA repair protein RecN encodes MLIHLSIRDVVLIEKLDLSFSTGLTVLTGETGAGKSILLDSLGLALGERANAGLIRSGASQASVSASFETPNNHPIFSLLEEQGILLEDPSEPLVLRRIVSLDGRSRAYIADQPVGITLLRKIASQLVEIQGQHEQMGLADQSTHLALLDAFGVKRELLIRTHESFHVWAKAQDALTKAQREIEQAAREEEWLRLTVEDLSALAPQEGEEESLAAMRINLQQDERRGEAVAAALSELTPRDRRSSGPASALRAASRALARLLPSASETESLNSTHHTQAQEALDALEKAEEALADAEMLLTRLASDTEGDPRLLEETEERLFALRAEARKHNISVAELPRFLASLQEKLAALETGNAALIQLQADVTQAKQAYEDAARALSTARQTAAKKLEQAVMRELKPVKLERAQFIVSLTPLSAEQWNSRGMEQSSFLIAANPGQTPGPLAKVASGGELSRLMLALKVVLAQRSDIGTLVFDEVDSGVGGATASSIGDRLHKVAQDVQVLVVTHSPQVAARGDQHLRIAKRIRNERTETLAEPLPHDARREEIARMLAGDVITDAARAAADSLLLG; translated from the coding sequence TAACGGTTCTCACGGGGGAAACTGGAGCAGGAAAATCAATCCTACTCGACAGCTTAGGCCTTGCATTAGGGGAGCGTGCCAATGCAGGGCTTATTCGCTCAGGGGCGTCCCAAGCCAGTGTCTCTGCTTCTTTTGAGACACCCAACAATCATCCTATTTTTTCACTTCTGGAAGAACAAGGTATTCTCCTAGAGGACCCAAGCGAGCCTCTTGTTTTACGACGTATCGTCTCTTTAGATGGGCGCTCGCGCGCTTATATTGCCGATCAGCCAGTCGGCATTACGCTCCTACGTAAAATAGCCTCTCAACTTGTGGAGATCCAAGGCCAGCATGAACAAATGGGGTTGGCTGACCAAAGCACTCACCTCGCCTTATTGGATGCTTTTGGTGTTAAACGCGAACTCCTTATCCGCACACATGAGTCTTTTCATGTGTGGGCAAAAGCTCAAGACGCTTTGACAAAAGCACAACGTGAAATTGAACAGGCGGCACGCGAAGAAGAGTGGCTTCGCCTTACTGTCGAAGACCTTTCAGCCCTTGCCCCTCAAGAGGGTGAAGAAGAAAGTCTCGCGGCAATGCGCATTAATCTGCAACAAGATGAGCGCCGTGGAGAAGCAGTAGCCGCCGCTTTGTCTGAACTCACGCCTCGGGACAGGCGCTCTAGTGGCCCAGCGTCTGCCCTTCGTGCGGCAAGCCGTGCTCTTGCGCGCTTATTACCGAGCGCGTCTGAAACAGAAAGTCTGAACTCTACGCATCATACCCAAGCGCAAGAAGCTCTCGACGCTCTGGAAAAAGCAGAAGAAGCTCTTGCGGATGCCGAGATGTTACTCACCCGCCTTGCTTCTGATACGGAAGGTGACCCTCGCCTGCTTGAAGAAACGGAAGAGCGTCTATTTGCCTTACGGGCAGAAGCTCGCAAACATAATATTTCCGTTGCTGAACTTCCCCGTTTTTTGGCCTCACTTCAAGAAAAACTGGCCGCCCTTGAAACAGGAAATGCCGCTCTCATACAACTCCAAGCCGATGTTACACAGGCAAAGCAAGCTTATGAGGACGCAGCACGAGCACTTTCTACAGCACGCCAAACAGCCGCCAAAAAGCTTGAACAAGCCGTTATGCGCGAGCTTAAACCTGTTAAGCTTGAGCGTGCTCAATTTATTGTTTCCCTCACGCCGCTTTCAGCAGAACAGTGGAATAGCCGTGGAATGGAACAATCATCCTTCCTGATTGCGGCTAACCCCGGCCAAACTCCAGGCCCTCTTGCCAAGGTTGCCTCCGGTGGCGAATTATCACGCTTAATGTTGGCGCTGAAGGTGGTTTTAGCCCAACGTTCCGACATCGGTACACTTGTGTTTGACGAAGTTGATTCGGGTGTTGGGGGCGCTACGGCCTCCTCTATTGGAGATCGACTTCATAAAGTCGCACAAGACGTCCAAGTTCTCGTTGTCACACATAGCCCTCAGGTTGCTGCCCGCGGGGACCAACATTTACGCATTGCCAAGCGTATCCGTAATGAGCGCACAGAGACTCTGGCTGAACCTCTGCCTCATGACGCACGACGAGAAGAAATTGCTCGTATGCTTGCTGGTGATGTCATCACTGATGCAGCCCGCGCTGCTGCCGATAGCCTACTCCTAGGATAA
- the ligA gene encoding NAD-dependent DNA ligase LigA: MSAITRHAELELLLARWDDAYYNQDDPEVSDAEYDEKRRELQKLEEEYPELKKTGQASQRVGAELDATFTKHKHRTPMLSLDNVFNTEEFDGFISKASRFLGLNETETQALQFVAEPKIDGLSINLTYENRKFVRGTTRGNGLVGEDVTANLRTLHDIPTKLPDDAPDYIEIRGEIFLSKENFLKLNEKQEAQGIKPFANPRNAASGSLRQLDPKITESRPLSLFAYSQGFSSHPVSTTHWDYLEQLKKWGFNVNPLSTLIKHPDEIAPYVERLAQERSALAYDIDGIVFKLNDISLHDRLGFAGRAPRWAIAWKFPAEQAMTRLLKIEIQVGRTGALTPVAHLEPINVGGVIVSRATLHNEDEINRKDVREGDLVKIQRAGDVIPQILEAVKTETDRKPPFHFPDHCPVCGSLAERVHGEAVRRCTGGLTCEAQVVERLIHMVSRLAFDIDGLGERSIREFHAAGLILKPGDIFRLKQHQEALEKREGWGQLSVQNLLNAIEERRILPLSRFIYGLGIRRIGERNAQLLARHYQTFENWRSAMIAAQPESEERSSLGSIMGVGEAIADELVAFFSEEHNLEAIDDLRREMHHLEPEEAPAEGHLSGQIIVFTGTLTTMARPEAKALAERLGAQVTDSVSKKTSLVVLGEKAGSKAKKAADLGIKTISEAEWRTLAGI; the protein is encoded by the coding sequence ATGTCAGCCATTACTCGTCATGCAGAATTAGAGCTCCTCTTGGCGCGTTGGGATGACGCCTATTATAATCAAGATGATCCTGAAGTTTCTGACGCAGAATATGATGAAAAACGCCGGGAACTACAAAAATTAGAAGAAGAATATCCTGAGCTAAAGAAAACAGGCCAAGCCAGCCAACGCGTTGGCGCTGAACTGGACGCCACCTTTACCAAGCACAAGCATCGCACACCGATGCTTTCATTAGATAATGTTTTCAACACAGAGGAATTTGACGGTTTTATTTCCAAAGCAAGCCGTTTCCTCGGGCTCAATGAGACAGAAACACAAGCCCTTCAATTTGTTGCCGAACCAAAAATAGACGGCCTTTCGATTAATCTCACCTATGAAAACCGTAAATTCGTAAGAGGTACAACACGCGGAAATGGCCTCGTTGGGGAAGATGTCACAGCCAACCTCCGCACCTTACACGACATCCCAACAAAACTTCCCGATGATGCACCAGACTATATTGAGATCCGAGGTGAAATCTTTCTCTCGAAAGAAAATTTCTTAAAACTGAATGAAAAGCAAGAAGCTCAAGGGATTAAACCTTTTGCTAATCCACGCAATGCAGCATCAGGTTCTTTACGCCAGCTTGACCCAAAAATTACAGAAAGCCGTCCCCTCTCTCTCTTTGCATATTCCCAAGGCTTTTCTTCTCACCCCGTCAGCACAACGCATTGGGACTATCTAGAACAGCTTAAAAAATGGGGGTTTAACGTTAATCCTCTTTCCACCCTCATTAAACATCCAGATGAAATTGCACCTTATGTTGAGCGTCTTGCACAAGAACGCTCGGCTCTTGCTTACGATATTGATGGAATTGTTTTTAAACTGAATGATATTAGCTTGCATGATCGCCTCGGTTTTGCAGGCCGAGCTCCACGATGGGCTATCGCGTGGAAATTCCCTGCTGAACAGGCCATGACCCGACTGCTCAAAATCGAAATTCAAGTTGGCCGAACAGGCGCTCTTACTCCTGTTGCACATTTGGAGCCCATTAACGTCGGTGGAGTGATCGTCTCACGGGCAACGCTTCACAATGAAGACGAAATTAATCGTAAAGATGTCCGTGAAGGTGATCTCGTTAAAATCCAACGGGCGGGTGATGTTATCCCACAAATCCTTGAGGCCGTTAAAACTGAGACTGACAGAAAACCTCCCTTCCACTTTCCTGATCATTGCCCCGTTTGCGGCTCCTTAGCAGAACGTGTGCATGGAGAAGCTGTCCGCCGTTGCACGGGAGGGTTAACGTGTGAGGCGCAAGTGGTAGAACGTCTCATTCACATGGTTTCCAGACTGGCCTTTGATATTGATGGCCTTGGGGAACGCAGTATCCGTGAATTTCATGCCGCTGGTCTCATCCTAAAACCCGGTGATATTTTTCGTCTTAAACAGCATCAAGAAGCTCTTGAGAAACGTGAGGGTTGGGGGCAACTCTCTGTCCAAAATCTGTTAAATGCTATTGAAGAACGCAGGATACTCCCCCTTTCCCGCTTTATTTACGGACTAGGTATTCGCCGGATTGGTGAGCGCAATGCTCAACTGCTGGCCCGTCACTACCAAACCTTTGAGAACTGGCGCAGCGCTATGATCGCCGCACAACCTGAAAGTGAAGAACGCTCTAGCCTTGGCTCCATCATGGGCGTTGGCGAAGCTATAGCTGATGAACTCGTTGCTTTCTTCTCCGAAGAGCATAACCTTGAAGCCATTGATGATTTAAGGCGCGAAATGCACCACCTTGAACCGGAAGAAGCTCCTGCTGAAGGGCATCTTTCTGGGCAGATCATTGTCTTTACCGGAACACTCACAACCATGGCACGCCCCGAAGCAAAAGCTCTTGCCGAACGTTTAGGGGCACAAGTAACGGATAGTGTTTCAAAAAAAACGTCTTTAGTCGTTTTAGGTGAAAAAGCGGGTTCAAAAGCTAAGAAAGCAGCTGACCTCGGTATTAAAACCATAAGTGAAGCAGAGTGGAGAACTTTGGCTGGGATTTAA
- a CDS encoding hemolysin family protein — translation MSAHFSSQHFLSLFLLGLLATAILIGISVLISMSEISFAAARDVRVRSKADAGDPRAIAFLKLRRNSGQVITVLQICLNAVGILGGVISESMLSAPMSAFFQWIGLPLSLATNVGGTVSFIFITAIFVLFADLLPKRIAMNAPDKIALKVGWFPALALKLLFPVVWIFSKISDGLLHLLKIPAASTVEPVTPEDLRAILAAGTASGVLLEQEHQMIQNVLGLQDRAVTSAMTPRDEIVYLDVQEPPESQRDKVRAKPYSRYPLCDGDLDHVIGSIRAEDVLAAVVDEPPPQESQTIIPAASQIFKMRRDVLSLPDTLNLWETLAQFDTHAAGFALIVNEYGLVVGLITYKDIMGALMDGLANPFEEQAIVKRDNNSWLIDGAAPIGDVIRELHIPIFDDVQNFDTVGGFVMNRLRRIARKADSIETSGFRFEVVDVEGFRINQLLVTRL, via the coding sequence ATGTCAGCTCATTTTTCTTCCCAGCATTTTCTTTCTCTTTTCTTGCTGGGCCTTCTTGCCACAGCAATACTTATTGGAATTTCAGTCCTTATCTCAATGTCTGAAATCTCTTTTGCTGCAGCACGTGATGTACGTGTGCGCTCAAAAGCAGATGCCGGAGATCCTCGTGCAATCGCTTTCCTAAAGCTGCGTCGCAATAGTGGCCAAGTTATTACCGTTCTTCAGATATGCTTGAACGCTGTTGGAATTTTGGGCGGTGTTATTAGTGAATCCATGTTGAGCGCACCCATGTCTGCGTTCTTTCAGTGGATAGGATTGCCTCTTTCTTTAGCAACCAATGTTGGAGGAACAGTCTCCTTTATTTTCATTACGGCTATTTTTGTGCTTTTTGCCGATTTATTGCCTAAACGAATTGCAATGAATGCGCCTGATAAGATTGCCCTTAAAGTCGGCTGGTTTCCGGCTCTTGCGCTCAAACTACTTTTTCCTGTTGTATGGATTTTTTCCAAAATTTCTGATGGCCTATTGCATCTCCTAAAAATCCCTGCGGCATCAACGGTTGAGCCCGTCACCCCTGAAGATCTACGCGCAATTCTAGCTGCGGGCACGGCCTCTGGTGTTCTTTTGGAACAAGAGCATCAGATGATTCAAAACGTTTTAGGCTTACAAGATCGTGCCGTAACTTCTGCCATGACCCCACGCGACGAAATTGTTTATCTGGATGTGCAAGAACCTCCAGAAAGCCAACGTGATAAAGTCCGTGCGAAGCCCTACTCTCGTTATCCTTTATGTGACGGTGATTTGGATCATGTGATTGGGTCCATTCGTGCAGAAGACGTTCTGGCTGCCGTTGTGGATGAACCTCCCCCTCAAGAAAGCCAAACAATCATTCCTGCGGCAAGCCAGATTTTCAAAATGCGCAGAGATGTTCTTTCCTTGCCCGACACATTAAACCTTTGGGAGACACTCGCTCAGTTTGATACACACGCGGCTGGCTTTGCTCTTATTGTAAATGAATATGGCCTCGTTGTTGGCTTAATTACTTATAAAGACATTATGGGAGCTTTAATGGATGGCCTTGCCAACCCATTTGAAGAGCAAGCCATCGTTAAACGTGATAATAACTCATGGTTGATTGATGGAGCTGCTCCTATTGGAGATGTTATACGAGAGCTTCATATCCCCATCTTTGATGATGTTCAGAACTTTGACACTGTTGGTGGCTTCGTTATGAATCGTTTGAGACGCATTGCCCGCAAAGCCGATAGTATTGAAACCTCAGGATTTCGCTTTGAGGTGGTGGATGTCGAAGGTTTCCGGATTAACCAGTTGCTTGTCACACGCCTATAG
- a CDS encoding nicotinamidase, whose product MADLKHTALIIVDVQNDFLPGGALAVPSGNDIIKPINELSQKSFKLIAASQDWHPKNHCSFSDQGGPWPTHCVARSKGADFPQDLNTDPIQHFIHKGIHQETDSYSAFFDNNHVYTTPLHAILQENHIKRVVITGLALDYCVAATARDALEAGYKTDIILSATRGINPSEELLNDMKSRGINLLE is encoded by the coding sequence ATGGCTGATTTAAAGCACACGGCCCTTATTATCGTTGATGTTCAAAATGATTTTCTTCCAGGTGGGGCACTGGCGGTTCCTAGTGGAAACGATATTATCAAACCCATTAATGAGCTCAGTCAAAAAAGCTTCAAACTGATTGCTGCTTCTCAGGACTGGCACCCTAAAAACCATTGTTCGTTTTCAGATCAAGGTGGCCCTTGGCCAACGCACTGTGTTGCTCGCTCTAAAGGTGCTGATTTTCCTCAAGATCTCAACACAGATCCTATTCAACACTTTATTCACAAAGGCATTCATCAGGAAACAGATAGCTATTCCGCTTTTTTTGATAATAATCACGTCTACACAACTCCGCTCCATGCGATCTTACAAGAAAACCATATAAAACGTGTGGTCATTACCGGCCTAGCCTTAGACTACTGCGTTGCCGCAACAGCCCGTGATGCATTAGAGGCGGGATATAAGACCGACATCATTCTAAGCGCTACACGTGGGATTAACCCATCAGAAGAACTTTTAAACGATATGAAAAGCAGAGGTATCAATTTACTTGAATGA
- the gpt gene encoding xanthine phosphoribosyltransferase yields the protein MTNTQTPQSVQYATVTWDQLHRDARHLATELMRKYGSFQGIVAITRGGLIPAAILGREMGCRLIESISVISYAEEEGSQREPQVVKAPVAAGDGEGFLIVDDLVDSGVTAKLVRELLPKAVFACLYAKPDGKPHTDQFVMEVPQDTWVLFPWDTAPLFVPPLVKKEKE from the coding sequence ATGACAAATACTCAAACACCACAATCGGTTCAGTATGCCACAGTGACATGGGATCAGTTGCATCGGGATGCCCGCCATTTAGCAACTGAGCTGATGCGTAAATATGGTTCTTTCCAAGGCATTGTTGCCATTACACGTGGGGGGCTGATCCCGGCGGCGATTTTGGGTCGAGAAATGGGGTGCCGGTTGATCGAAAGTATTTCGGTTATCAGTTATGCAGAAGAGGAGGGATCTCAGCGAGAACCTCAAGTTGTGAAAGCGCCTGTTGCCGCAGGGGATGGGGAAGGTTTTCTCATTGTGGATGATTTGGTTGATTCGGGCGTAACGGCAAAATTAGTGCGGGAGTTGTTACCCAAGGCTGTATTTGCATGTTTATACGCTAAACCCGACGGGAAACCCCATACCGATCAATTTGTTATGGAAGTTCCTCAAGACACGTGGGTTCTTTTTCCTTGGGATACTGCGCCTCTTTTTGTTCCGCCGTTGGTGAAAAAAGAAAAAGAGTAA
- a CDS encoding MFS transporter — MIDPALRSLPGLPAFITGRIFAQLSSATMTVALGWQMYALTHSIASLGYLGLAQFLPMIPLTFLSGHVADRFNRKNIVLTCQALEAFSTAILALAAFYHLLTPTLFYAFATIYGVLRSFELPSQQAFLPNIVPPELFPKAQAFVSSLFMTASIVGPSLGGILYGIGPVFCYTLSTCGFAVAFMGTSNLKLRRIPIPREPVTFASVFAGLSFLNKRRDLLGAISLDMFAVLLGGTTAMLPVYADGILKVGPIGLGFLRAAPAIGSMLMSSWLARHPLGQKAGLKMFAAVIVFGITIIIFGASHTVWISVAALIGLGAADVISVVIRSSLLQLATPDSMRGRVSAINSLFIGSSNQLGEFESGMLGSCIGPEAAVISGGIGTILIACLWMYSFPRLRNLDRLEDVRPE, encoded by the coding sequence ATGATTGACCCAGCCTTACGCTCCCTTCCCGGTTTACCTGCTTTCATTACAGGCCGAATTTTTGCTCAACTGTCATCTGCCACAATGACCGTGGCCCTCGGATGGCAGATGTATGCGCTTACACACAGCATCGCATCTCTCGGATATCTTGGTTTAGCACAATTCCTTCCCATGATCCCTTTGACTTTCTTATCGGGTCATGTGGCTGATCGATTCAACCGCAAAAACATTGTTTTAACCTGTCAGGCTTTAGAGGCTTTCAGCACGGCTATTTTAGCACTTGCCGCCTTCTATCATCTCCTCACTCCTACTCTCTTTTATGCCTTTGCGACGATTTACGGCGTTCTTCGCAGCTTTGAACTTCCCAGTCAGCAAGCATTTCTTCCAAACATTGTCCCGCCGGAGCTTTTTCCCAAAGCGCAAGCCTTTGTATCCTCCCTTTTCATGACAGCATCCATTGTAGGCCCCAGCCTCGGAGGCATTCTCTACGGAATCGGTCCGGTGTTTTGCTACACTCTTTCTACATGCGGCTTTGCTGTAGCCTTCATGGGAACATCCAATTTAAAGTTACGCCGCATTCCTATCCCACGTGAACCAGTCACCTTTGCATCTGTCTTTGCCGGGTTAAGCTTTTTAAACAAACGACGCGATCTTTTGGGAGCAATCTCGCTTGATATGTTTGCTGTCCTCTTAGGTGGCACAACAGCAATGCTTCCTGTCTATGCAGATGGTATTTTAAAAGTTGGCCCCATTGGACTGGGCTTTTTAAGAGCGGCACCTGCTATTGGATCTATGCTCATGTCTTCTTGGCTAGCTCGCCATCCGCTTGGTCAAAAAGCTGGGCTTAAAATGTTCGCAGCCGTCATTGTCTTTGGAATTACGATCATTATTTTTGGTGCATCTCACACCGTTTGGATTTCCGTAGCCGCTTTAATCGGCCTTGGGGCCGCAGATGTCATTAGTGTCGTCATCCGCTCATCGCTACTCCAACTCGCTACACCCGATTCAATGAGAGGACGAGTCTCTGCCATAAATTCATTATTTATCGGCTCCAGCAACCAGCTGGGGGAGTTTGAAAGTGGTATGCTCGGCAGTTGCATTGGTCCAGAAGCAGCAGTCATATCAGGTGGAATCGGTACCATTCTCATCGCGTGCTTGTGGATGTATTCCTTCCCACGGTTACGAAACCTTGACCGCCTGGAAGATGTCCGGCCAGAATAA
- the rnhA gene encoding ribonuclease HI: protein MSEETKDARPFVDIWTDGGCKPNPGPGGWGVLLFFKGKEKELWGGEAETTNNRMELTAAAEALEALTRPCMVRLHTDSEYLRNGITRWHEGWVRRKWRNAAGDPVANMDLWQRILDVSKKHDIEWLWVKGHSGDQNNERVDQLATRGREEL from the coding sequence ATGTCTGAAGAGACAAAGGATGCGCGTCCTTTTGTTGATATTTGGACAGATGGAGGCTGTAAACCAAACCCAGGCCCAGGTGGCTGGGGGGTTCTTTTGTTCTTTAAGGGGAAAGAGAAAGAACTATGGGGCGGTGAAGCCGAAACCACCAATAATCGGATGGAACTTACCGCAGCGGCGGAAGCGCTTGAGGCTTTGACGCGTCCTTGTATGGTCCGTTTGCATACGGATAGTGAATATTTACGCAATGGCATTACGCGTTGGCATGAAGGTTGGGTGCGTCGAAAGTGGCGTAATGCAGCAGGAGATCCGGTTGCCAATATGGATTTGTGGCAACGTATTCTCGATGTTTCCAAAAAACATGACATAGAGTGGTTATGGGTAAAAGGTCACTCCGGCGATCAGAATAATGAACGTGTTGATCAACTTGCGACCCGGGGACGAGAAGAGCTTTAA
- a CDS encoding homoserine kinase, whose amino-acid sequence MAVYTEVAAETLRAFLGTYNIGTLEAFEGIAEGIENSNFLLKTSDSKYILTLFERRVQPKDLPWFLGLMKHLSQKGLNCPQPVEDQKGQALRELAGRPAAITTFLSGRAIEEIDEASCAAIGEALAQFHVLGADYKIERKNALSIEGWRPLFESCHGAGDDLSSGLTQEISKALLRLEKNWPQTDDLPRGQIHADLFPDNAFFQGKTVSGIIDFYFACTDFFAYDIAICLNAWCFKEDKTFLPTFAKAMIDGYEKVRPLERAEKEALPLLCQGAAIRFFLTRLYDWVNTPEGALVTKKDPLVYLTRLRYFSEVDHV is encoded by the coding sequence ATGGCCGTCTATACTGAAGTGGCGGCCGAGACGCTGCGCGCGTTTCTTGGCACATATAACATTGGTACATTAGAGGCGTTTGAAGGAATTGCTGAAGGGATAGAAAACAGCAATTTTCTTCTGAAGACGAGTGATTCAAAATATATTTTGACACTATTTGAGCGTCGTGTTCAGCCTAAGGACCTTCCATGGTTTTTGGGGTTGATGAAGCATCTTTCTCAAAAAGGCTTAAATTGCCCCCAGCCTGTTGAAGATCAGAAAGGGCAGGCCCTGCGGGAACTTGCAGGCCGCCCCGCCGCGATAACAACTTTTCTGTCTGGTCGAGCTATTGAAGAAATAGATGAAGCATCCTGTGCAGCGATTGGAGAGGCTTTGGCCCAGTTCCATGTTTTGGGGGCTGATTATAAAATAGAAAGGAAAAATGCACTTTCTATTGAAGGCTGGCGGCCTTTATTCGAAAGCTGTCATGGAGCGGGAGATGATCTTTCATCTGGTTTGACGCAAGAAATTTCGAAAGCATTATTGCGGCTTGAAAAAAACTGGCCTCAGACAGATGATTTACCGCGGGGTCAAATACACGCTGATCTTTTTCCTGATAATGCTTTTTTTCAGGGGAAAACCGTCTCTGGGATAATTGATTTTTATTTCGCCTGTACGGATTTTTTTGCTTACGACATAGCCATTTGTTTGAATGCATGGTGTTTTAAAGAAGATAAAACGTTTCTTCCGACATTCGCGAAGGCCATGATTGATGGGTATGAGAAGGTACGCCCGTTGGAGCGTGCTGAAAAAGAAGCTTTACCTCTTTTGTGCCAAGGGGCTGCAATACGCTTTTTCTTAACGCGGCTATATGACTGGGTGAACACGCCAGAAGGAGCCTTGGTCACGAAGAAAGATCCGTTAGTTTATTTAACGCGGTTAAGATATTTTTCTGAGGTTGATCATGTCTGA
- the ispH gene encoding 4-hydroxy-3-methylbut-2-enyl diphosphate reductase, with translation MSDQTIFASKDHQDATHQQTLRVLLAGPRGFCAGVDRAIRVVEEALRRYGAPVYVRHEIVHNRTVVEGLEAKGAIFVEELDEVPEDGHVVFSAHGVPKSVPVEAERRNLLYLDATCPLVSKVHREAERHFAGGGPEQRHILMIGHAGHPEVVGTMGQLPVGAVTLINDAEEARTIQPEDPTRLAFITQTTLSVDDTAEIVEILRERFPLIEGPKREDICYATTNRQEAVKAISHESDLVIVIGSPNSSNSQRLREVAERSGATRAILVPKLVDLDWSVLEGVKTLGISAGASAPESLVQEMVNALSKKYNLKIEERIVKEESVSFRLPSPLSGEEK, from the coding sequence ATGTCAGATCAGACAATTTTTGCATCTAAAGATCATCAGGATGCCACACATCAACAGACACTTCGTGTGTTGCTTGCGGGACCACGTGGCTTTTGCGCCGGGGTAGACCGTGCCATTCGTGTGGTGGAAGAAGCTCTCCGCCGTTATGGCGCTCCAGTATATGTTCGTCATGAGATTGTGCATAACCGAACCGTTGTGGAAGGTTTGGAAGCTAAAGGGGCCATCTTCGTAGAAGAATTGGACGAAGTACCAGAAGATGGGCATGTCGTCTTTTCTGCGCATGGTGTACCCAAGTCTGTCCCTGTAGAAGCCGAGCGCCGGAATCTCCTTTATCTTGATGCGACATGCCCGCTCGTTTCTAAAGTTCATCGTGAAGCGGAGCGTCATTTTGCAGGCGGTGGCCCTGAGCAACGTCATATCCTTATGATTGGTCATGCAGGGCATCCAGAAGTTGTGGGAACGATGGGGCAGTTGCCTGTTGGGGCTGTCACATTAATTAATGATGCAGAAGAAGCGCGGACGATTCAGCCAGAGGACCCGACACGCCTTGCATTCATTACCCAGACGACGCTTTCTGTAGATGATACAGCTGAAATCGTAGAGATTCTTCGTGAGCGTTTCCCTTTGATTGAGGGACCAAAGCGCGAAGATATTTGTTATGCAACGACGAATCGCCAAGAGGCAGTGAAAGCAATTTCGCATGAAAGCGATCTGGTGATCGTGATTGGCTCACCCAATTCTTCCAACTCGCAGCGCTTGCGAGAAGTGGCAGAACGCTCAGGCGCAACGCGAGCCATTTTGGTGCCGAAGCTTGTCGATCTGGATTGGTCTGTGCTGGAAGGGGTCAAGACACTTGGCATTAGCGCAGGAGCCTCAGCCCCTGAGAGCTTGGTTCAGGAAATGGTCAATGCCTTGTCCAAAAAATATAATCTCAAGATTGAAGAACGGATTGTAAAAGAAGAAAGCGTAAGTTTCCGTTTGCCAAGCCCACTTTCTGGAGAGGAAAAATAA